One window from the genome of Mucilaginibacter ginsenosidivorans encodes:
- a CDS encoding metal-dependent hydrolase produces MKLTYYGHSALEIETAGKKLLFDPFISHNELAKHIDINSLKPDYILLTHGHGDHMADFFAVQKNSGAKVICIYEIMVWLDGKGVPGAHAMNIGGGYNFDFGRVKMVSAIHSSSMPDGSYGGNPAGYLLYLEGKKIYIAGDTALTYDMKLLADENLDWAVLPIGDNFTMNADDAVKAAGFVNCKNVIGVHYDTFPVIKIDKAEVAGKFKNAGLNLQLPGIGESIEL; encoded by the coding sequence ATGAAACTCACCTATTACGGACACTCGGCATTAGAAATAGAGACAGCCGGCAAAAAGCTGCTGTTCGATCCTTTTATTTCTCATAACGAACTGGCGAAACACATTGATATTAATAGCTTAAAGCCCGATTACATTTTGCTTACCCACGGGCACGGAGACCATATGGCCGACTTCTTCGCTGTACAGAAAAACAGCGGCGCCAAAGTAATTTGCATTTACGAAATAATGGTATGGCTGGATGGAAAAGGCGTACCCGGTGCGCATGCCATGAATATAGGCGGCGGCTATAATTTTGATTTCGGGCGGGTAAAAATGGTAAGTGCCATTCATTCCAGCTCCATGCCCGACGGATCTTATGGCGGCAACCCGGCTGGCTATCTCCTTTATCTCGAAGGCAAAAAGATATACATAGCCGGGGATACTGCGCTAACCTATGATATGAAATTGCTGGCCGACGAAAACCTTGATTGGGCGGTATTGCCCATAGGCGATAACTTTACCATGAATGCAGACGATGCCGTTAAAGCCGCAGGCTTCGTTAACTGCAAAAATGTGATAGGTGTGCATTACGATACTTTCCCGGTTATCAAAATTGATAAAGCTGAAGTAGCCGGTAAGTTTAAAAATGCTGGCTTGAATTTACAACTCCCGGGTATAGGCGAAAGTATAGAACTATAA
- a CDS encoding NYN domain-containing protein: protein MSTKNFLRIGVFYDGTYFIMAQNYFWGKKYGWLSVQEFHKLLESFVRTKEQGHVSYKVVYSAFFQGVHKESAAQENNLRLDRKRHLDLLHAGIEPKNVPMSETQGEKGIDVYMAVETLQIGLDDKIDMAILVTGDGDFVPLARALMKNGVRVLIAYFEYEDENHKSFANERLVSAANHSVNINSLENDREFKAEFKTIFRQPTDNKKAKA from the coding sequence ATGAGCACAAAAAACTTTCTAAGGATCGGCGTCTTTTATGACGGCACCTACTTTATTATGGCCCAAAACTATTTCTGGGGGAAAAAATATGGCTGGCTATCAGTTCAGGAATTTCATAAACTTTTAGAAAGTTTTGTTCGGACAAAGGAGCAAGGGCACGTTTCTTACAAAGTAGTTTATTCTGCATTTTTTCAAGGCGTTCATAAGGAAAGCGCAGCCCAAGAAAACAATCTGAGATTAGACCGAAAAAGGCACCTAGATTTACTGCATGCCGGAATTGAGCCTAAGAATGTCCCTATGTCAGAAACTCAGGGAGAAAAGGGAATTGACGTCTATATGGCTGTAGAGACATTGCAAATTGGTTTGGATGATAAAATAGATATGGCGATTCTTGTGACCGGTGACGGAGATTTTGTTCCACTTGCGAGGGCGCTAATGAAAAATGGAGTTAGAGTTTTAATCGCCTATTTTGAATATGAAGACGAAAATCATAAAAGCTTTGCGAACGAGCGATTAGTCAGTGCAGCAAATCATTCTGTTAACATTAATAGCTTGGAAAATGACAGAGAATTCAAGGCAGAGTTTAAAACAATTTTCAGGCAGCCTACTGACAATAAAAAAGCTAAAGCATAA
- a CDS encoding serine hydrolase domain-containing protein yields MRSVLKGLIPVSAPLLMLIACGNNNASPKKEATYTPGPFNPTELLKYDPKHEDKRIDEFFHKLHQKSGFNGDILVARHGKIVYENALGWANHLTRDSLKINSQFQLASVTKTMTSTAIMQLWERGKIKLDQDVREFFPNFPYQGVTIRLLLTHRSGMMNYVYFIDDIYRKNHLNQRKGLTNTEAMNMIAEYKPAPFNKPNKRFLYNNSNFMVLGSIIEKVTGMSYAEYMKENVFKPAGMTHTAVYSKAVYDKIPVDVVGHDRNSWKYSVAPNFLDGPVGDKGIYSTVGDLFLFDQALRAGRLIKPATQDSAYTDRNPMIRGHFNYGYGWRLFEAPGQKVVYHTGWWHGFRHIYVRDLKNDVTIVLLGNLVNGSLLHLDDLFKMENMPVIRKGAYNGAGDTAED; encoded by the coding sequence ATGAGATCAGTGCTTAAAGGATTAATACCTGTTTCCGCGCCCCTGCTAATGTTGATAGCCTGCGGGAACAATAATGCCAGCCCCAAAAAGGAAGCGACTTACACCCCCGGCCCGTTTAACCCCACGGAGCTTTTAAAATACGACCCTAAACACGAGGATAAACGAATAGATGAGTTTTTTCACAAACTGCACCAAAAAAGCGGCTTCAATGGCGACATCCTGGTGGCCCGGCACGGCAAAATAGTTTATGAGAATGCACTTGGCTGGGCAAACCACCTGACGCGCGACAGCCTGAAGATCAATTCGCAGTTCCAGTTGGCGTCGGTTACCAAAACCATGACCTCGACCGCTATTATGCAGCTTTGGGAACGCGGCAAGATCAAACTCGACCAGGATGTGCGGGAATTTTTTCCTAACTTCCCATACCAGGGGGTTACCATCCGTTTGTTGCTTACGCACCGGTCGGGCATGATGAACTATGTGTATTTTATCGATGATATTTACCGCAAAAACCACCTGAACCAGCGGAAGGGCCTTACCAACACCGAGGCCATGAACATGATTGCCGAATACAAGCCCGCGCCGTTCAACAAGCCCAATAAGCGCTTTCTTTATAACAACTCTAACTTTATGGTGCTGGGCTCCATTATTGAAAAAGTGACCGGGATGAGCTATGCGGAGTATATGAAAGAGAATGTGTTTAAACCGGCCGGCATGACGCATACTGCTGTTTATTCGAAAGCGGTGTATGACAAGATACCCGTCGACGTGGTGGGACACGATCGTAACAGCTGGAAATATTCAGTTGCCCCAAATTTTCTTGACGGCCCGGTAGGCGATAAAGGTATTTACAGCACCGTTGGCGACCTGTTCCTGTTCGATCAGGCTTTACGGGCCGGCCGTTTGATAAAACCTGCTACCCAGGATTCGGCCTATACCGACCGCAACCCGATGATACGCGGGCACTTTAACTACGGCTACGGCTGGCGTCTGTTTGAAGCACCCGGCCAAAAAGTGGTTTACCACACAGGCTGGTGGCACGGTTTCAGGCATATCTATGTGCGCGACCTTAAAAATGATGTTACAATTGTGTTGTTGGGAAACCTTGTAAATGGAAGTTTGTTACATCTGGACGACCTGTTCAAGATGGAAAATATGCCGGTAATTCGTAAAGGAGCCTATAACGGTGCCGGGGATACGGCGGAAGATTGA
- a CDS encoding tetratricopeptide repeat protein, with translation MKTCQKTLLLPILLFLSVAAFAQNNDDAKALVKQGVALNDSGKYDRAIEKYNQAIKADPQYANAYYEMGYTLFTTGKEKEAIPYLEKVLALEPKAAGGYDMLGSIYDDLNQSDKAIDLFKKGIGADSTYQRLHYNIAITYYRLGKFPESEQAAIKAIKLDATHASSQRILAMATYKQKKRGISLLAWCDFLLLEPQSKRSPEALNFVKTILNYGVKRAGDSSITISVNPDEGAGNLLMPIAISTALDKKTNLSAVDSVQFELTSLLQISASIIGDDAPPLVKNYYAGYFEQLAKSGNMPAFARYITLSAYRDENLAWFKEHDKELKDLQQWVAATKREF, from the coding sequence ATGAAAACCTGTCAAAAAACTTTATTGCTGCCCATATTGCTTTTTCTTTCTGTCGCAGCCTTCGCCCAAAACAATGATGACGCCAAAGCACTTGTAAAACAAGGCGTTGCGTTGAACGATTCGGGTAAGTACGACCGGGCCATTGAGAAATATAACCAGGCGATCAAAGCTGACCCGCAGTATGCCAATGCCTATTACGAAATGGGCTACACCCTGTTTACCACCGGGAAGGAAAAGGAGGCTATTCCCTATCTCGAAAAAGTGCTGGCCCTTGAACCGAAAGCCGCAGGCGGGTATGATATGCTGGGCAGCATTTATGATGATTTGAACCAATCGGACAAAGCCATTGATCTTTTTAAGAAAGGTATCGGGGCCGATTCTACTTATCAGCGGCTGCATTATAACATCGCCATAACCTATTACCGGCTTGGTAAATTTCCTGAATCGGAGCAAGCCGCTATTAAGGCCATCAAGCTTGATGCAACACACGCGAGCAGCCAGCGAATTTTGGCCATGGCAACCTACAAGCAAAAGAAACGCGGCATTTCCTTACTCGCCTGGTGTGATTTCCTGCTGCTCGAACCGCAAAGTAAACGCTCGCCGGAGGCATTAAACTTTGTTAAAACTATTCTCAACTATGGCGTTAAGCGAGCTGGCGACAGCAGCATTACCATAAGTGTCAACCCTGACGAGGGTGCTGGGAATTTGTTGATGCCTATAGCTATAAGCACGGCACTTGATAAGAAAACTAATTTATCGGCAGTCGATTCGGTTCAGTTTGAATTAACCTCTTTACTGCAAATATCAGCGTCTATTATAGGCGACGATGCACCGCCGCTGGTAAAAAATTACTATGCAGGGTATTTCGAACAGCTGGCCAAATCGGGAAACATGCCGGCTTTTGCCCGTTATATCACCCTCTCGGCGTACAGGGACGAGAACCTGGCCTGGTTTAAGGAACATGATAAAGAGTTAAAAGACCTGCAGCAGTGGGTAGCAGCAACCAAACGCGAGTTTTAG
- a CDS encoding DNA-3-methyladenine glycosylase I: MPTEIKRCTWPGTDELYIKYHDEEWGKEVHDDKILFEFLILESAQAGLSWITILRRREGYRKAFAGFDVRKVAAFTEDDVERLMQDTGIIRNRLKILAAINNAKLFIEVQKEFGSFDKYLYSFMPDGKPIMNQPTHAIASTPISDAISKDMKKRGFKFFGTTICYAHMQATGMVNDHLPDCSFK, translated from the coding sequence ATGCCAACTGAAATTAAACGCTGCACCTGGCCCGGAACAGACGAACTCTACATTAAATATCATGATGAAGAGTGGGGTAAAGAGGTTCACGATGATAAAATATTATTCGAATTTCTCATCCTTGAATCGGCCCAGGCCGGGTTAAGCTGGATCACAATCCTGCGCCGCCGCGAGGGCTACCGAAAAGCCTTCGCCGGGTTTGACGTGCGCAAGGTAGCTGCCTTTACCGAAGACGATGTGGAGCGCCTGATGCAGGATACGGGCATTATCCGTAACCGGCTTAAAATTTTGGCGGCTATCAATAATGCCAAATTGTTTATTGAAGTGCAAAAGGAATTTGGCTCGTTCGATAAATACCTGTACAGCTTTATGCCCGATGGTAAACCCATTATGAACCAGCCAACGCACGCCATTGCGAGCACGCCAATTTCCGACGCCATCAGCAAGGATATGAAAAAGCGGGGCTTTAAGTTCTTCGGAACAACCATCTGCTACGCCCACATGCAGGCCACGGGTATGGTGAACGACCATTTGCCCGACTGTTCTTTTAAATAG
- a CDS encoding glucose-1-phosphate adenylyltransferase, whose translation MTSKVISIVLGGGQGSRLSPLTATRSKPAVPIGGKYRLVDIPISNCLHSDITRIYVLTQFNSASLNKHIKNTYHFSSFSSAFVDILAAEQTPSSVAWYQGTADAVRQSLHHLAVHEFEYVLILSGDQLYQMDFQDMINNHIETNAEISIATIPVHANDVPGFGILKTDSNNMITSFIEKPKKDFESWASEVSDEMKAEGRVYLASMGIYVFNRKLLYELLMGNDRTDFGKEIIPDSIAHHRVASYQYEGYWTDIGTIPSFFEANLGLTDDIPKFNLFDSQPIFTRARMLPPSKVSGSHLEKTIIADGCIINASHISRSIIGIRTRIGIDTVIENCYVMGSDNYQTLEQIRESNLSNSPIMGIGDRCCIKNAIIDKNTYIGDDVKINCGNKKLEDGDYGTYTVQDGIVVIKKRAIIPHGTVI comes from the coding sequence ATGACATCAAAAGTAATTTCCATTGTGCTCGGCGGCGGCCAGGGAAGCCGCTTATCGCCCCTTACCGCAACACGCTCCAAGCCTGCCGTACCAATAGGCGGCAAGTACCGTTTGGTTGACATCCCGATCTCGAATTGCCTGCATTCGGATATTACCCGCATTTACGTGCTCACGCAGTTCAACTCGGCGTCGCTTAACAAGCACATCAAAAACACGTACCATTTCAGCAGCTTTAGCTCGGCTTTTGTCGATATACTCGCAGCCGAACAAACACCATCCAGCGTAGCCTGGTACCAGGGCACTGCCGATGCCGTAAGGCAAAGCCTGCACCATTTGGCGGTACACGAGTTTGAGTACGTGCTCATCCTGTCGGGCGACCAGCTGTACCAGATGGATTTCCAGGACATGATCAATAACCATATCGAGACCAATGCAGAAATTTCTATCGCTACCATCCCGGTGCATGCCAATGACGTACCCGGGTTTGGTATACTGAAAACCGATTCGAACAATATGATCACCTCGTTTATCGAAAAGCCAAAAAAGGATTTCGAAAGCTGGGCATCGGAAGTAAGTGATGAAATGAAGGCCGAGGGCAGGGTGTACCTGGCATCGATGGGTATCTACGTTTTCAACCGCAAATTGCTGTACGAATTGCTGATGGGGAACGACCGCACCGACTTCGGCAAGGAGATCATCCCCGATTCGATAGCGCATCACCGTGTGGCAAGCTACCAGTACGAGGGTTACTGGACCGACATTGGTACCATACCTTCATTCTTTGAGGCCAACCTCGGATTGACGGACGATATCCCCAAATTTAACCTGTTCGATTCGCAGCCGATATTCACCCGCGCGCGCATGCTGCCGCCATCAAAAGTGTCGGGCTCGCATTTGGAGAAAACGATCATTGCTGATGGCTGCATTATTAATGCCAGTCATATTTCCCGGTCAATTATTGGCATTCGTACTCGCATTGGTATAGATACCGTTATTGAAAATTGCTACGTAATGGGCAGTGACAATTACCAAACGTTGGAACAGATCAGGGAATCAAACCTGAGCAATTCGCCCATCATGGGAATAGGCGACCGCTGCTGTATCAAAAATGCCATCATCGATAAAAACACTTATATCGGCGACGACGTCAAGATCAACTGCGGTAATAAAAAGCTGGAGGACGGCGACTACGGCACGTATACTGTACAGGATGGTATCGTAGTGATAAAGAAAAGAGCCATAATACCGCATGGGACAGTGATTTAA
- a CDS encoding glycogen synthase: MKIFHLSAECYPVAKVGGLADVVGALPKYQNQMGLDASVVMPFYERKFVQENEWDVVFEASSFLGARRFYFEILKEKTDKLGFPLYLVKIPGLLDRENVYSYPDETEQFIAYQIAFLDWITWSQQTPDIIHCHDHHSGLVPFLMYHARPYHRLAGIPTILTIHNGQYHGAFNWSKLSLLGDIDLSKTGLLEWNGAINPLAAAVKCCWKYTTVSPTYLEELTYQSNGMEYLFYLERNKGTGILNGIDTEVWNPKTDPMIPEKFSIRTLASGKQKDKEALCARFKLSTDRPLISFIGRLVGEKGADLLPNAIRRSILAHPGGVNFCLLGAGEVKVQEQLLALQTEFPDQCSVFIGYDEPLAHLVYAGSDFLLMPSRVEPCGLNQLYALRYGTVPMVRTTGGLRDSVIDFGDEGGYGIRFIQANAEDIIHAAGRAIGLYETTPHLQLIRKRMMALDFSWDRSAKEYINLYESLKPAI; encoded by the coding sequence ATGAAAATCTTCCACCTAAGCGCCGAATGTTACCCTGTTGCCAAAGTTGGCGGCCTGGCCGATGTTGTGGGCGCACTACCCAAATACCAAAACCAGATGGGGCTTGATGCCTCCGTCGTGATGCCTTTTTATGAGCGCAAGTTTGTGCAGGAAAACGAATGGGATGTTGTTTTTGAGGCTTCGTCGTTTTTGGGCGCCCGGCGTTTTTACTTCGAGATATTAAAAGAAAAAACGGATAAACTCGGTTTCCCCCTGTACCTGGTGAAGATACCCGGCCTGCTCGACCGTGAGAACGTTTACAGCTACCCCGACGAAACGGAGCAGTTTATTGCCTACCAGATAGCTTTTCTGGATTGGATCACCTGGTCGCAGCAAACACCGGATATTATACACTGCCATGATCATCATTCGGGCCTGGTGCCCTTCCTGATGTATCATGCGCGGCCATACCACCGTTTAGCGGGTATACCTACGATACTGACCATACATAACGGGCAATACCACGGCGCGTTCAACTGGAGCAAGCTTTCGCTGCTGGGCGATATCGACCTGTCAAAAACCGGTTTGCTGGAGTGGAACGGCGCAATAAACCCGCTGGCCGCGGCGGTAAAATGCTGCTGGAAATATACCACCGTTTCGCCGACTTACCTGGAAGAACTGACCTACCAGTCGAACGGCATGGAGTATCTTTTCTACCTCGAACGAAATAAAGGCACGGGTATCCTCAACGGTATTGATACCGAAGTGTGGAACCCGAAAACCGACCCGATGATCCCTGAAAAATTTTCGATAAGGACACTGGCATCGGGCAAGCAAAAAGACAAAGAGGCACTATGCGCCCGGTTCAAATTATCTACAGACAGGCCACTGATCTCGTTCATTGGCAGGCTGGTGGGCGAAAAAGGTGCCGACCTGCTGCCCAATGCCATCAGGCGGAGCATACTGGCGCACCCCGGCGGCGTAAATTTTTGCCTGCTGGGTGCCGGCGAAGTGAAAGTGCAAGAGCAGTTGTTGGCCCTGCAAACTGAGTTCCCCGACCAGTGCAGTGTATTTATCGGGTACGACGAGCCGCTGGCTCACCTGGTATACGCCGGTTCGGATTTCCTGCTGATGCCGTCGCGCGTTGAACCCTGCGGGCTGAACCAGTTGTACGCACTAAGATATGGCACCGTGCCCATGGTGCGGACCACCGGCGGGCTAAGGGATTCTGTGATAGATTTTGGCGATGAGGGCGGTTACGGCATCCGCTTTATCCAGGCCAATGCCGAAGATATTATACATGCCGCAGGCAGGGCCATCGGGCTGTACGAAACCACACCGCACCTGCAACTGATACGCAAACGAATGATGGCGCTCGATTTCTCGTGGGATCGGTCGGCCAAAGAATATATTAATCTTTATGAGAGTTTAAAACCTGCTATATGA
- the polA gene encoding DNA polymerase I has product MKKLFLLDGMALIYRAHFALSKTPRFTSGGLNTSAMLGFTNTLLDVLKKERPTHMAVVFDTEAPTERHTEFEAYKAQRESMPEDLAAAIPYIYKIVLGFNIPLITSDGYEADDIIGTLAKKAEAKGYQVYCMTPDKDFAQLVSDNIKLYKPGRQGNEVEIMGVKEVLEKWEVSDPLQVIDILGLWGDAVDNIPGIPGIGEKTAKALIKQYGSMENIIANSHELKGKQRENVEQFAEQGLLSKRLATINLNAPVELDEAGLEMCAPSKDLLEPLFAELEFRTLGRRVFGDDFSITETRAVSIQTDLFGEPVAAGRTTMTVDVQDIAEPEGQPEAGKNITNVDHEYILADTKEKRAELIAELKQQKVICFDTETTGTDANHCELVGLSFAIKHHHGWYVPVPANQKEAQAIVDEFKPVLEDGDIGKIGQNIKFDVLMLKWYGLAVKGPLFDTMLAHYVLDPDTRHNMDVMSENYLGYSPVSITELIGPKGKAQGSMRDVAFEKIKEYAAEDADITLQLHDVFKPKVKQAEAEKLINDIECPLIYVLADMEYEGVRIDHNTLAEFSKELVGDIAKLERTVYDKAGVRFNIASPKQLGEVLFEKLMLDPKAKKTKTGQYQTGEDVLLALASKSDIVRDILDYRQLQKLKSTYVDALPQMVSPKTGRVHTSYNQAVAATGRLSSTNPNLQNIPIRTERGREVRKAFIPRDENHTIVSADYSQIELRIIAEISKDANMLDAFAQNLDIHTATAAKVYGKQLHEVTSDERRNAKAVNFGIIYGQSAFGLSQSLGIPRKEAAEIIENYFAQYSGIKQYMADTMNFARENGYVCTLMGRRRYLRDINSANATVRGFAERNAINAPIQGSAADMIKIAMINIHRELKAQKMDARMTMQVHDELVFDVPNHEVEKIKPIISEGMKNAIKTNVPILVEIGTGANWLEAH; this is encoded by the coding sequence ATGAAGAAGCTATTTCTTTTGGACGGCATGGCGCTTATTTACCGGGCGCATTTTGCGTTGAGCAAAACCCCGCGTTTTACTTCGGGCGGCCTCAATACCTCGGCGATGCTGGGCTTTACCAATACCTTGCTGGATGTGCTGAAAAAAGAAAGGCCCACCCACATGGCCGTAGTTTTTGATACTGAAGCGCCAACCGAACGCCACACCGAGTTTGAAGCTTACAAGGCGCAGCGGGAGAGCATGCCCGAGGACCTGGCTGCCGCCATTCCGTATATCTATAAGATAGTTTTAGGATTTAACATACCGCTTATTACGTCCGACGGCTACGAGGCCGATGACATCATCGGCACCCTTGCCAAAAAAGCCGAGGCCAAAGGTTACCAGGTATATTGCATGACACCCGATAAGGATTTCGCGCAACTGGTTTCCGATAATATCAAACTGTACAAACCCGGCCGACAAGGCAACGAGGTGGAAATAATGGGGGTGAAGGAAGTGCTGGAAAAATGGGAGGTTAGCGATCCGTTGCAGGTTATAGATATTTTAGGCCTTTGGGGCGATGCGGTGGATAATATCCCCGGCATTCCCGGCATTGGTGAAAAGACAGCCAAGGCGCTTATCAAGCAATACGGTTCGATGGAGAACATCATCGCCAACAGCCACGAACTGAAAGGTAAGCAGCGCGAAAATGTAGAGCAATTTGCCGAGCAGGGCCTGTTATCCAAACGCCTGGCTACCATCAACCTGAATGCCCCGGTAGAGCTGGATGAAGCCGGGCTGGAAATGTGCGCACCAAGCAAGGACCTGCTGGAGCCTCTTTTCGCCGAGCTGGAATTCCGCACACTGGGCCGCCGTGTGTTTGGCGACGATTTCAGCATTACCGAAACCCGGGCCGTTTCTATCCAAACCGATCTGTTTGGCGAACCGGTAGCTGCCGGTCGCACCACCATGACAGTGGATGTGCAGGATATAGCCGAGCCGGAAGGGCAACCCGAGGCAGGAAAGAACATCACCAATGTCGACCATGAATATATTTTAGCCGATACTAAAGAAAAACGCGCCGAACTGATAGCCGAACTTAAACAGCAAAAGGTCATTTGCTTTGATACCGAAACTACGGGTACCGATGCTAACCATTGCGAACTGGTGGGTTTGTCGTTCGCCATCAAACATCATCACGGCTGGTATGTTCCTGTTCCGGCAAATCAAAAAGAGGCGCAGGCGATAGTTGATGAATTTAAGCCCGTTTTAGAGGACGGGGACATCGGCAAGATAGGCCAGAATATCAAATTCGATGTATTGATGCTTAAATGGTATGGCCTTGCAGTAAAAGGCCCTTTGTTCGATACCATGCTGGCGCATTACGTGCTCGACCCGGATACGCGCCACAATATGGATGTGATGTCGGAAAACTACCTGGGTTACAGCCCGGTTTCCATTACCGAACTGATAGGCCCGAAGGGCAAGGCCCAGGGCAGCATGCGCGATGTAGCGTTTGAAAAGATAAAAGAATACGCCGCCGAAGATGCCGACATTACCCTGCAATTGCACGATGTTTTCAAACCGAAAGTAAAGCAGGCCGAGGCGGAAAAGCTGATCAACGATATCGAATGCCCGCTTATCTATGTGCTTGCCGATATGGAGTACGAGGGCGTGCGTATTGACCATAATACACTGGCCGAATTTTCCAAAGAGCTGGTGGGCGACATAGCTAAACTGGAACGTACGGTGTACGATAAGGCCGGCGTACGGTTTAACATTGCCTCGCCAAAGCAGCTGGGCGAGGTGCTGTTTGAGAAACTGATGCTCGACCCGAAAGCCAAAAAGACCAAGACGGGCCAATACCAAACCGGCGAGGATGTGCTGCTTGCCCTGGCCTCGAAAAGCGATATTGTGCGCGATATTTTGGATTACCGCCAGTTGCAGAAATTAAAATCGACCTATGTGGATGCGCTGCCGCAAATGGTGAGCCCCAAAACCGGGCGCGTGCATACTTCCTACAATCAGGCCGTGGCTGCAACAGGGCGCTTAAGCTCCACCAACCCCAACCTGCAAAACATCCCTATCCGTACCGAACGCGGTCGCGAGGTGCGCAAGGCGTTCATCCCGCGCGACGAGAACCACACCATTGTATCGGCGGATTATTCGCAGATCGAACTGCGCATTATTGCCGAGATCAGCAAGGATGCCAACATGCTCGATGCCTTTGCCCAAAACCTCGACATCCACACCGCTACCGCTGCCAAAGTATACGGCAAGCAACTGCACGAGGTAACCAGCGACGAGCGGCGCAACGCCAAAGCGGTCAACTTCGGTATCATCTACGGGCAGTCGGCCTTTGGTTTGTCGCAAAGCCTGGGCATACCGCGCAAGGAGGCTGCCGAGATCATCGAAAACTACTTTGCCCAATATTCGGGCATTAAGCAATACATGGCCGACACCATGAACTTTGCCCGCGAGAACGGCTATGTGTGCACCCTAATGGGCCGCCGCCGTTACCTGCGCGACATCAATTCGGCCAATGCCACCGTTCGCGGCTTTGCCGAACGAAACGCCATCAATGCCCCCATACAGGGTTCGGCGGCGGATATGATCAAGATAGCCATGATCAACATTCACCGCGAACTGAAGGCCCAGAAAATGGATGCCCGCATGACCATGCAGGTGCATGACGAGTTGGTGTTCGACGTGCCAAATCACGAGGTGGAAAAAATAAAACCCATCATCAGCGAAGGCATGAAGAACGCCATCAAAACCAACGTACCCATCCTGGTCGAGATAGGTACCGGGGCCAACTGGCTGGAGGCGCATTAA
- a CDS encoding YbaB/EbfC family nucleoid-associated protein, translating into MFDKLYEAKQKADEVKKRLDGLTVMGSAEGGKIKVTSNGNKVIQSIMIDEDFLKDADKEELEELLALAVNKALEQAENVSQSEMAALSQQMFGGLGGMFGK; encoded by the coding sequence ATGTTCGACAAACTATACGAAGCAAAACAAAAAGCGGACGAAGTAAAAAAAAGGCTCGACGGGCTTACCGTTATGGGCAGTGCCGAGGGCGGTAAAATAAAAGTGACCTCGAACGGCAATAAGGTGATCCAATCCATTATGATAGATGAGGATTTTCTGAAAGATGCCGATAAGGAAGAGTTAGAGGAACTACTTGCCCTGGCTGTAAATAAAGCCCTTGAACAGGCCGAAAATGTGAGCCAAAGCGAGATGGCGGCCCTGTCGCAGCAAATGTTTGGCGGGCTTGGCGGGATGTTTGGGAAATAA